One window of the Manihot esculenta cultivar AM560-2 chromosome 14, M.esculenta_v8, whole genome shotgun sequence genome contains the following:
- the LOC110631320 gene encoding protein PHYTOCHROME-DEPENDENT LATE-FLOWERING-like isoform X1: MVVSFKVSKVGWRYRPKVLQIDETENGNGNDHQERLNEGRFNELEDKDASHSKELTESAIHQMSEDLEVFSDVPKQLVPDDRDSKALFTAIEHGWLPREIFYQTLCKYVNGAAFCEIRDYCNCLSQKASTALAETSPTIHRVLLQMCAEDSISNESWAYKDMLEVESRTLRALQPSLHLNLDPLLDYGESPTQKISLGITYGWKKRKLSDLPKFNSQNSICLPSMVSSGSQDSNFQSDLAYQGIEVPNSGVIPNLLAGKVAQVNIHIYQAVNGCNKTVAVDLSSSSMNINRNQREPTFSLPAEKSECEAQSFERPILKIPMQEPNFTLMQNTWNLAEIGLAPASHRKNNLLYQKIGSEKNIHERYSDQREILPLKNKGQQEIVEGNPKQPTGMLNFVVKQEPRETTDFPNSDVRKIKDKSSVGDMRCNPSKHPQLLEKSPLLVRANSHLADTVEKNLRNEMVTEKVLPSPQVTSDVRTASLRLFQGESLLGEASLPTRQKKNILPGVSSIRMTNSLASTRKIHTADAGSALASPCLERFVKIGAVTQRYKLNDKKRKLDQLLPSKQFFNIALVALHLANSEDRRLKYATARRIPLSKCSIDRKHNGSKTRTLTFVHQAYVHQRKEISQNDSGAQVKLVMSEILNEGKVEITVVYEQEERDSISFPLLPACPNTHFADLFAAHFQSLIAKEGYHIARDQIEPMVLSSDDESSSAFIGSDPAACGSLLRPSPTLIPGQAASMLPCMKSRMLALNSNTGQLSSQNIIPRNHLLPPANFQLPIQNLSNNLSKLQPDVAAQVRMINPQCPEFFNKDAHLQFQMMQRQRRFEQLAQKTSVGGLGAAMGGVDTMQLYGDIGELGDGVMALGGAMNFLQSGQIPWMGNLDQFSNLDSNISSSRKQCFGMMPDHSSILATLGLRAPECPGGAMMNQIAIHGSTGVVQMQRPTILDMAYLLSNQQLPPMPQIPQQLQMPYSQQQQQAMILLLQSAEAANFAGHVSSPICDINSTYNNLMHCPEWAPFNGAPNQHYSRQMMGMQW; encoded by the exons ATGGTTGTGTCCTTCAAGGTTTCAAAGGTGGGTTGGAGATATAGGCCTAAGGTGCTTCAGATTGATGAGACTGAAAATGGCAATGGAAATGATCACCAAGAGAGGCTTAATGAG GGTAGATTTAATGAATTAGAAGATAAGGATGCTAGTCATTCAAAGGAATTGACGGAATCTGCAATACACCAAATGTCAGAAG ATCTTGAG GTTTTCAGTGATGTACCAAAGCAATTAGTTCCTGATGATAGAGACTCAAAGGCCCTTTTCACT GCCATTGAACACGGATGGTTACCTAgagaaattttttatcaaacacTTTGCAAGTATGTCAATGGAGCAGCTTTTTGTGAG ATTCGAGATTATTGTAATTGTTTGTCCCAGAAGGCAAGTACTGCTTTGGCTGAAACCTCTCCAACTATTCATAGAGTGCTTCTACAGATGTGTGCGGAGGATTCTATATCAAATGAATCTTGGGCATATAAAGATATGTTG GAAGTTGAGTCTCGCACTCTCAGAGCTTTGCAACCTTCTCTTCATCTGAATCTGGACCCATTGCTGGATTATGGAGAATCACCAACTCAGAAG ATTAGTTTGGGAATCACCTATGGTTGGAAAAAGAGAAAGCTCAGTGATCTACCAAAATTCAACTCACAAAACAGTATCTGCTTGCCAAGTATGGTAAGCAGCGGCTCACAGGATTCCAATTTTCAATCTGATTTAGCATACCAAGGTATAGAAGTCCCAAATTCAGGAGTTATCCCCAATTTACTAGCGGGAAAGGTTGCACAAGTGAACATTCATATCTATCAAGCAGTGAATGGGTGCAACAAAACTGTGGCAGTTGATTTGTCTTCATCCTCTATGAACATCAACAGAAACCAGAGAGAACCTACTTTTTCGCTTCCTGCTGAGAAGAGTGAATGTGAAGCACAATCATTTGAAAGACCTATCCTTAAGATACCTATGCAAGAACCTAACTTCACATTGATGCAGAATACTTGGAATCTAGCTGAAATTGGTCTAGCACCTGCATCACATAGGAAAAACAATCTGCTGTATCAAAAAATTGGGTCTGAGAAAAATATTCATGAAAGATATAGTGACCAGAGAGAAATTTTGCCATTGAAAAATAAAGGTCAACAGGAAATTGTTGAAGGGAACCCAAAGCAGCCTACTGGAATGCTAAATTTTGTTGTGAAACAAGAGCCTCGTGAAACTACTGATTTTCCCAATTCAGATGTTAGGAAGATCAAAGATAAATCCTCTGTGGGGGATATGAGATGTAATCCATCTAAACATCCTCAACTATTGGAAAAATCACCATTATTAGTAAGAGCTAATAGCCATCTTGCTGACACTGTTGAGAAAaatttgagaaatgaaatgGTTACCGAGAAAGTTTTGCCTAGTCCTCAAGTAACTTCTGATGTTAGAACTGCATCATTAAGACTGTTTCAAGGTGAGTCCTTATTGGGAGAGGCTTCTTTACCTACAAGGCAAAAGAAGAATATTCTGCCCGGAGTTTCAAGTATAAGGATGACTAATTCACTTGCCAGCACCAGAAAGATACATACTGCTGATGCAGGTTCTGCTTTAGCGAGCCCCTGCCTTGAAAGGTTTGTGAAGATTGGAGCCGTGACTCAAAG GTACAAACTGAATGATAAGAAGCGTAAATTGGACCAACTGTTGCCAAGTaaacaattttttaatattgcttTGGTTGCTCTCCATCTTGCTAATTCTGAGGACAGAAGGTTGAAATATGCTACCGCTCGTAGGATTCCTCTATCAAAATGCTCCATAGATAGGAAACATAACGGCTCCAAGACCAGGACATTGACATTTGTGCACCAAGCTTATGTTCATCAAA GAAAAGAAATTTCCCAGAATGATAGTGGGGCCCAGGTTAAACTGGTCATGTCAGAGATTCTCAATGAGGGAAAGGTGGAAATAACTGTTGTTTATGAACAAGAAGAGAGAGATTCCATCAGTTTTCCTCTTTTACCAGCCTGTCCCAATACT CATTTTGCAGACCTCTTTGCTGCTCATTTCCAGTCATTG ATAGCGAAAGAAGGATACCATATAGCCAGAGATCAGATAGAGCCTATGGTTCTTAGTTCTGATGATGAGTCTAGTAGTGCCTTTATTGGGAGTGACCCTGCAGCATGTGGATCCCTTCTACGGCCATCCCCAACATTAATCCCAGGGCAAGCGGCTTCCATGCTTCCTTGCATGAAGAGTAGAATGTTAGCCCTTAACAGTAACACCGGGCAATTAtcatcccaaaatattatacctaGAAACCACCTGCTACCCCCTGCAAACTTCCAGTTGCCGATCCAAAACTTGTCCAATAATTTATCCAAACTACAGCCTGACGTTGCTGCACAAGTGAGAATGATAAATCCACAATGTCCAGAGTTTTTTAATAAAGATGCCCATTTACAGTTTCAGATGATGCAAAGACAGAGACGGTTTGAGCAACTTGCTCAAAAGACATCAGTGGGAGGATTAGGCGCAGCTATGGGTGGTGTAGATACGATGCAGTTGTATGGTGATATTGGGGAGCTAGGTGATGGTGTTATGGCCTTGGGAGGCGCCATGAATTTTCTACAGAGTGGACAAATCCCGTGGATGGGAAACCTGGATCAGTTTAGTAATCTTGACAGCAATATATCCAGTTCCAGAAAACAATGCTTTGGGATGATGCCTGATCACTCTTCAATTTTAGCAACACTAGGCCTGCGTGCACCAGAATGTCCGGGGGGAGCTATGATGAATCAAATTGCAATCCATGGAAGCACTGGAGTGGTGCAAATGCAGAGACCAACTATTCTAGACATGGCTTATCTCTTGAGCAATCAACAGCTGCCACCAATGCCACAGATTCCTCAACAATTGCAAATGCCATATTCCCAGCAACAACAGCAGGCAATGATACTGCTGCTTCAATCTGCAGAAGCCGCTAACTTTGCTGGGCATGTGAGTTCACCCATATGTGATATCAACTCAACCTACAACAATTTGATGCACTGCCCCGAATGGGCCCCGTTTAATGGAGCACCAAATCAGCATTACAGTAGACAAATGATGGGAATGCAATGGTAG
- the LOC110631320 gene encoding protein PHYTOCHROME-DEPENDENT LATE-FLOWERING-like isoform X2, which produces MCAEDSISNESWAYKDMLEVESRTLRALQPSLHLNLDPLLDYGESPTQKISLGITYGWKKRKLSDLPKFNSQNSICLPSMVSSGSQDSNFQSDLAYQGIEVPNSGVIPNLLAGKVAQVNIHIYQAVNGCNKTVAVDLSSSSMNINRNQREPTFSLPAEKSECEAQSFERPILKIPMQEPNFTLMQNTWNLAEIGLAPASHRKNNLLYQKIGSEKNIHERYSDQREILPLKNKGQQEIVEGNPKQPTGMLNFVVKQEPRETTDFPNSDVRKIKDKSSVGDMRCNPSKHPQLLEKSPLLVRANSHLADTVEKNLRNEMVTEKVLPSPQVTSDVRTASLRLFQGESLLGEASLPTRQKKNILPGVSSIRMTNSLASTRKIHTADAGSALASPCLERFVKIGAVTQRYKLNDKKRKLDQLLPSKQFFNIALVALHLANSEDRRLKYATARRIPLSKCSIDRKHNGSKTRTLTFVHQAYVHQRKEISQNDSGAQVKLVMSEILNEGKVEITVVYEQEERDSISFPLLPACPNTHFADLFAAHFQSLIAKEGYHIARDQIEPMVLSSDDESSSAFIGSDPAACGSLLRPSPTLIPGQAASMLPCMKSRMLALNSNTGQLSSQNIIPRNHLLPPANFQLPIQNLSNNLSKLQPDVAAQVRMINPQCPEFFNKDAHLQFQMMQRQRRFEQLAQKTSVGGLGAAMGGVDTMQLYGDIGELGDGVMALGGAMNFLQSGQIPWMGNLDQFSNLDSNISSSRKQCFGMMPDHSSILATLGLRAPECPGGAMMNQIAIHGSTGVVQMQRPTILDMAYLLSNQQLPPMPQIPQQLQMPYSQQQQQAMILLLQSAEAANFAGHVSSPICDINSTYNNLMHCPEWAPFNGAPNQHYSRQMMGMQW; this is translated from the exons ATGTGTGCGGAGGATTCTATATCAAATGAATCTTGGGCATATAAAGATATGTTG GAAGTTGAGTCTCGCACTCTCAGAGCTTTGCAACCTTCTCTTCATCTGAATCTGGACCCATTGCTGGATTATGGAGAATCACCAACTCAGAAG ATTAGTTTGGGAATCACCTATGGTTGGAAAAAGAGAAAGCTCAGTGATCTACCAAAATTCAACTCACAAAACAGTATCTGCTTGCCAAGTATGGTAAGCAGCGGCTCACAGGATTCCAATTTTCAATCTGATTTAGCATACCAAGGTATAGAAGTCCCAAATTCAGGAGTTATCCCCAATTTACTAGCGGGAAAGGTTGCACAAGTGAACATTCATATCTATCAAGCAGTGAATGGGTGCAACAAAACTGTGGCAGTTGATTTGTCTTCATCCTCTATGAACATCAACAGAAACCAGAGAGAACCTACTTTTTCGCTTCCTGCTGAGAAGAGTGAATGTGAAGCACAATCATTTGAAAGACCTATCCTTAAGATACCTATGCAAGAACCTAACTTCACATTGATGCAGAATACTTGGAATCTAGCTGAAATTGGTCTAGCACCTGCATCACATAGGAAAAACAATCTGCTGTATCAAAAAATTGGGTCTGAGAAAAATATTCATGAAAGATATAGTGACCAGAGAGAAATTTTGCCATTGAAAAATAAAGGTCAACAGGAAATTGTTGAAGGGAACCCAAAGCAGCCTACTGGAATGCTAAATTTTGTTGTGAAACAAGAGCCTCGTGAAACTACTGATTTTCCCAATTCAGATGTTAGGAAGATCAAAGATAAATCCTCTGTGGGGGATATGAGATGTAATCCATCTAAACATCCTCAACTATTGGAAAAATCACCATTATTAGTAAGAGCTAATAGCCATCTTGCTGACACTGTTGAGAAAaatttgagaaatgaaatgGTTACCGAGAAAGTTTTGCCTAGTCCTCAAGTAACTTCTGATGTTAGAACTGCATCATTAAGACTGTTTCAAGGTGAGTCCTTATTGGGAGAGGCTTCTTTACCTACAAGGCAAAAGAAGAATATTCTGCCCGGAGTTTCAAGTATAAGGATGACTAATTCACTTGCCAGCACCAGAAAGATACATACTGCTGATGCAGGTTCTGCTTTAGCGAGCCCCTGCCTTGAAAGGTTTGTGAAGATTGGAGCCGTGACTCAAAG GTACAAACTGAATGATAAGAAGCGTAAATTGGACCAACTGTTGCCAAGTaaacaattttttaatattgcttTGGTTGCTCTCCATCTTGCTAATTCTGAGGACAGAAGGTTGAAATATGCTACCGCTCGTAGGATTCCTCTATCAAAATGCTCCATAGATAGGAAACATAACGGCTCCAAGACCAGGACATTGACATTTGTGCACCAAGCTTATGTTCATCAAA GAAAAGAAATTTCCCAGAATGATAGTGGGGCCCAGGTTAAACTGGTCATGTCAGAGATTCTCAATGAGGGAAAGGTGGAAATAACTGTTGTTTATGAACAAGAAGAGAGAGATTCCATCAGTTTTCCTCTTTTACCAGCCTGTCCCAATACT CATTTTGCAGACCTCTTTGCTGCTCATTTCCAGTCATTG ATAGCGAAAGAAGGATACCATATAGCCAGAGATCAGATAGAGCCTATGGTTCTTAGTTCTGATGATGAGTCTAGTAGTGCCTTTATTGGGAGTGACCCTGCAGCATGTGGATCCCTTCTACGGCCATCCCCAACATTAATCCCAGGGCAAGCGGCTTCCATGCTTCCTTGCATGAAGAGTAGAATGTTAGCCCTTAACAGTAACACCGGGCAATTAtcatcccaaaatattatacctaGAAACCACCTGCTACCCCCTGCAAACTTCCAGTTGCCGATCCAAAACTTGTCCAATAATTTATCCAAACTACAGCCTGACGTTGCTGCACAAGTGAGAATGATAAATCCACAATGTCCAGAGTTTTTTAATAAAGATGCCCATTTACAGTTTCAGATGATGCAAAGACAGAGACGGTTTGAGCAACTTGCTCAAAAGACATCAGTGGGAGGATTAGGCGCAGCTATGGGTGGTGTAGATACGATGCAGTTGTATGGTGATATTGGGGAGCTAGGTGATGGTGTTATGGCCTTGGGAGGCGCCATGAATTTTCTACAGAGTGGACAAATCCCGTGGATGGGAAACCTGGATCAGTTTAGTAATCTTGACAGCAATATATCCAGTTCCAGAAAACAATGCTTTGGGATGATGCCTGATCACTCTTCAATTTTAGCAACACTAGGCCTGCGTGCACCAGAATGTCCGGGGGGAGCTATGATGAATCAAATTGCAATCCATGGAAGCACTGGAGTGGTGCAAATGCAGAGACCAACTATTCTAGACATGGCTTATCTCTTGAGCAATCAACAGCTGCCACCAATGCCACAGATTCCTCAACAATTGCAAATGCCATATTCCCAGCAACAACAGCAGGCAATGATACTGCTGCTTCAATCTGCAGAAGCCGCTAACTTTGCTGGGCATGTGAGTTCACCCATATGTGATATCAACTCAACCTACAACAATTTGATGCACTGCCCCGAATGGGCCCCGTTTAATGGAGCACCAAATCAGCATTACAGTAGACAAATGATGGGAATGCAATGGTAG
- the LOC110600040 gene encoding fructose-bisphosphate aldolase 3, chloroplastic, which yields MACASFAKLNAASSSWIGQQSFGQRPGSSSARLTTRRVSLPIRASSYKDELVQTAKSIASPGRGILAIDESNATCGKRLASIGLDNNEVNRQAYRQLLLTTPGLGEYISGAILFEETLYQSTVDGKKFVDCLRDENIVPGIKVDKGLVPLPGSNNESWCQGLDGLASRSAEYYKQGARFAKWRTVVSIPCGPSALAVKEAAWGLARYAAISQDNGLVPIVEPEILLDGDHGIERTLEVAEKVWAEVFFYLAENNVVFEGILLKPSMVTPGAEHKEKASPETIAKYTLTMLKRRVPPAVPGIMFLSGGQSEVEATLNLNAMNQIPNPWHVSFSYARALQNTVLKTWQGRPENVEAAQKALLVRAKANSLAQLGKYSGEGESEEAKKGMFVKGYTY from the exons ATGGCTTGTGCTAGTTTCGCTAAACTAAACGCAGCGTCGTCCTCTTGGATCGGCCAACAGTCCTTTGGTCAGCGACCGGGATCATCCTCAGCACGCCTTACCACTCGTCGAGTCTCCCTCCCGATCCGTGCTAGTTCTTACAAGGACGAGCTTGTTCAAACGGCT AAATCTATTGCATCGCCTGGTCGCGGCATCCTCGCGATTGATGAATCAAATGCAACTTGTGGGAAGAGGTTGGCATCTATTGGCTTAGACAACAACGAGGTCAACAGACAAGCATACAGACAACTCTTGTTGACCACTCCTGGCCTTGGTGAATATATTTCTGGTGCCATTCTTTTTGAGGAAACACTCTACCAGTCTACTGTTGATGGAAAGAAGTTTGTGGACTGCTTGCGTGATGAGAATATTGTACCTGGCATCAAAGTTGACAAG GGTTTGGTACCTCTTCCAGGATCAAACAATGAGTCTTGGTGTCAAGGCTTGGATGGATTGGCCTCAAGGTCTGCTGAATACTACAAGCAAGGTGCACGATTTGCCAAGTG GAGGACTGTAGTCAGCATTCCTTGTGGCCCTTCTGCTCTAGCTGTTAAGGAAGCTGCATGGGGACTTGCACGTTATGCTGCCATTTCTCAG GACAATGGCCTTGTGCCCATAGTTGAACCTGAGATTCTTCTTGATGGAGACCATGGAATTGAGAGAACACTTGAGGTTGCAGAGAAGGTCTGGGCAGAAGTGTTTTTCTACTTGGCTGAAAACAATGTTGTGTTTGAGGGCATCCTGCTTAAGCCTAGCATGGTAACACCAGGAGCTGAGCACAAAGAGAAGGCTTCTCCTGAGACCATTGCCAAATACACACTCACAATGCTTAAGAGAAGAGTACCACCTGCAGTTCCTGGAATCATG TTTTTGTCAGGAGGACAATCTGAAGTAGAAGCAACTCTTAACCTCAATGCAATGAACCAAATCCCCAACCCATGGCATGTTTCCTTCTCATATGCACGAGCGCTGCAAAACACTGTGCTCAAGACATGGCAAGGACGTCCAGAGAATGTGGAAGCTGCACAGAAGGCACTGTTGGTGCGCGCCAAGGCAAATTCCTTGGCTCAGCTCGGTAAGTATTCTGGTGAGGGTGAAAGCGAGGAGGCTAAGAAGGGAATGTTCGTCAAGGGCTACACCTATTAA